One Triticum dicoccoides isolate Atlit2015 ecotype Zavitan chromosome 5B, WEW_v2.0, whole genome shotgun sequence genomic window carries:
- the LOC119312053 gene encoding disease resistance protein RGA4-like — protein MEAAAASALTKEVVLKLVALLSEKHKLSKRLKDDLRFIRTELDMISSARDSHHMMAGDPSSSSRRPQAVVSMEEMRDLAHDIEDCIDRFLPCVACEGEAAASSVLRRVKTAVTSTRSRFAAEIRKLRGRLRDAHERRANYDVQAGGGPSFSAAATGAGSPPAAADGDLVGIDKPRQELVELLLESEPGRSGVISIVGFGGSGKTTLARAVFDCPAVVRRFPCRAWAAAPEHRDAEGLLAAILRQFHTAQNSIHGFLRTTECLIVIDDINKQHWDAIKSIFHRETKSRIIVTTSLQSVANACSSGGGYVYKMSILDAELSKVLLMKKVFFQGCSPELERGSTAIVEKCDGLPLALVSVAKFLLGENELTGNHCTQVCRNLGLHMEKDADFTKLQQVLVNNYISLSGYPLRTSLLYTSVFPNGRTISRNTLIRRWLAEGYVQCQYKRSDHEVADENFRELIDRNIIRPIDASNNTKVKTCKTHGIMHEFMLHKSMSDNFITSLRDQNRSKFRHLFIQNPASGSTLGLNHQHTSTASDNVSGSEKFRARSLTIFGNVEESASEFCRCELLRVLDLQECNDLEDDHLKDIHKLWHLKYLSLGGTINNLPRNIEKLHCLETLDLRKTKIDILPYEVIGLPHLAHLLGKFKLGKKDLKMSELKKLLPKTCKLKTLAGFVADENAGFLQLMAHMNELKKVKIWCESTGADSKSLPHISKAVQKFAQDGMDTTGVRSLSLDFGNSTGDFLGSMQEYCYLSSLKLRGRLSVLPHFVTSLCGLTELCLSSTNLVGNALSNLCKLRYLLYLKLVEADLRSFVIKNGDFPSLRRLCLVVQSPVLPTIGKGALPYLVSLQLLCKDLADLSGIKIEYHDCLEEVALDSMVSTKAVETWETAAKKHPKRPKVLFLKRIDPSEAQSSVKYVAADGPMPKKGPSIEFSQVQLTQNMLQNECIIRSVQSSSVNKPNSALKKIIVSEPHQAASELSSAGNGAMPPSASICNS, from the exons ATGGAGGCTGCCGCGGCGAGCGCGTTGACCAAGGAGGTGGTGCTGAAGCTGGTCGCGCTGCTGAGCGAGAAGCACAAGCTGTCCAAGCGGCTCAAGGATGACCTCCGCTTCATCCGCACCGAGCTCGACATGATCTCCAGCGCCAGGGACAGCCACCACATGATGGCGGGGGACCCGAGTTCCTCCTCGCGGCGGCCGCAGGCCGTCGTGTCCATGGAGGAGATGCGCGACCTCGCGCACGACATCGAGGATTGCATCGACCGGTTCCTGCCCTGCGTCGCATGCGAGGGGGAGGCGGCGGCGTCCTCGGTCCTCCGCCGCGTGAAGACGGCGGTCACCAGCACCAGATCCCGGTTCGCGGCGGAGATCCGGAAGCTCAGGGGCAGGCTCAGGGACGCCCACGAGCGGAGGGCCAACTACGACGTCCAGGCCGGCGGCGGGCCGTCCTTCTCGGCCGCTGCCACCGGAGCAGGTTCTCCTCCCGCAGCCGCCGATGGCGACCTCGTGGGCATCGACAAGCCGAGGCAGGAGctcgtggagctcttgctggagaGCGAGCCGGGGAGGTCGGGCGTGATCTCCATCGTGGGATTCGGCGGCTCCGGGAAGACCACGCTCGCGAGGGCGGTGTTCGACTGCCCCGCCGTCGTCCGGAGGTTCCCCTGCCGCGCCTGGGCCGCCGCGCCGGAGCACAGGGACGCCGAGGGGCTCCTCGCGGCCATACTCCGGCAGTTCCACACGGCCCAAAACTCCATCCATGGCTTCCTGCGGACTACAGA GTGTTTAATCGTAATCGATGACATTAACAAGCAACACTGGGACGCCATCAAATCTATCTTCCACAGGGAAACAAAAAGCAGAATCATTGTGACAACATCTCTTCAGTCAGTAGCTAATGCTTGCAGCTCAGGTGGTGGTTATGTTTACAAGATGAGCATTCTTGACGCGGAACTCTCCAAGGTTTTGCTAATGAAGAAGGTCTTCTTCCAAGGATGTTCACCTGAACTGGAGCGGGGCTCGACAGCGATCGTTGAGAAGTGCGATGGCCTTCCACTCGCTCTTGTTAGTGTGGCCAAGTTTTTGCTAGGCGAGAACGAGCTCACGGGGAATCACTGCACGCAAGTTTGCCGCAACCTCGGGCTTCATATGGAGAAAGATGCAGACTTCACAAAGCTACAACAGGTTCTTGTAAATAACTACATAAGCCTGTCTGGCTATCCTCTCAGGACCTCCTTGCTGTACACAAGTGTGTTCCCAAATGGTCGTACAATCAGCAGGAATACTTTGATCAGGCGATGGTTGGCAGAAGGGTACGTGCAATGTCAGTACAAACGCAGTGACCATGAGGTAGCAGATGAGAACTTCCGGGAACTCATTGACCGGAATATCATCCGACCGATCGATGCTAGCAACAACACGAAAGTGAAGACATGCAAAACTCATGGTATCATGCACGAGTTCATGCTGCACAAGTCCATGTCTGATAACTTCATCACTTCTCTGCGTGATCAAAATCGAAGTAAGTTCCGTCACCTGTTCATCCAGAACCCTGCAAGTGGCAGCACCTTGGGCCTGAACCACCAACATACAAGTACAGCAAGCGACAACGTATCTGGTAGTGAAAAATTTCGTGCCCGATCTCTAACAATCTTTGGAAATGTGGAAGAATCGGCTTCTGAGTTTTGTAGGTGCGAGCTTCTGCGAGTGCTGGATCTGCAAGAATGCAATGATTTGGAGGACGATCATCTCAAGGACATACATAAGTTGTGGCATCTAAAATATCTGAGCCTTGGGGGAACTATCAACAACCTTCCAAGGAATATTGAAAAGTTACACTGCTTAGAGACACTGGACCTTAGGAAGACCAAGATAGATATATTGCCATATGAAGTCATTGGGTTGCCTCACCTAGCTCACCTGCTTGGAAAGTTTAAGCTTGGGAAAAAGGACCTGAAAATGAGTGAACTGAAGAAGCTCTTGCCCAAAACATGTAAGTTGAAGACTCTTGCAGGATTTGTTGCAGACGAAAACGCTGGGTTTCTACAACTAATGGCTCATATGAATGAATTAAAGAAGGTTAAGATATGGTGTGAGTCCACTGGTGCAGACAGCAAGAGCTTACCTCACATTTCAAAGGCAGTTCAGAAGTTTGCTCAGGATGGTATGGACACTACAGGCGTTCGATCTCTGTCACTTGACTTCGGAAATTCCACGGGGGACTTCCTGGGTTCTATGCAAGAATATTGTTATCTCAGCTCGCTGAAACTGCGGGGCAGGCTGAGCGTGCTGCCTCATTTTGTTACATCCTTGTGTGGCCTCACGGAGTTGTGCCTTTCATCAACTAATCTGGTGGGGAATGCTCTATCAAACCTGTGTAAGCTTCGCTACCTGCTTTACCTCAAACTGGTTGAGGCTGACCTTAGGAGCTTTGTCATTAAAAATGGAGATTTCCCAAGTCTGCGACGCTTATGCCTTGTCGTGCAATCACCCGTCCTCCCGACAATTGGAAAAGGAGCTCTGCCGTATCTTGTGTCACTTCAGCTGCTTTGTAAAGATCTTGCTGATCTTTCAGGCATCAAGATTGAATACCATGATTGCCTGGAGGAAGTCGCTCTTGATTCGATGGTCAGTACGAAAGCAGTAGAAACGTGGGAAACTGCAGCAAAGAAGCATCCAAAGAGACCAAAGGTTCTGTTTCTCAAACGGATTGATCCAAGCGAAGCCCAGTCTTCTGTGAAATATGTGGCGGCAGATGGACCGATGCCTAAGAAGGGTCCCTCCATTGAGTTCAGTCAAGTTCAGTTAACGCAGAATATGTTGCAGAATGAATGCATAATCCGTTCAGTCCAATCAAGTTCAGTGAACAAGCCTAATTCAGCTTTGAAGAAAATAATAGTTTCAGAACCCCATCAGGCTGCATCGGAGCTATCCAGTGCTGGGAATGGTGCGATGCCTCCTTCTGCAAG CATATGTAACAGTTAG